Below is a genomic region from Myxococcus fulvus.
AGCCACCCCTGGGGCACCGAGCCCCACCGGCCCAGGGTCAGCGCCACCACCAGCGCGACGTCCGCCTGTCCCCGCTCGAGCAGCGCCGCCAGCGCACTCGACTTCAGCCCCACGTTCAGGAGCAGGGCCGTGCCGCCATACGCGCCGATGACGTGGTCGCGCATGATGCGCAGCACGTCCTCCTTCGTGCGCCCGCCACCGAAGCCGTCCGCCATGTCCGCCAGCCCGTCCAGGTGCAGCGCGCCGGTGAGCAGCGCGTAGACGATGAGCAGGATGAACGCCGTCACGGTGGCGGGCAGCAGGGGGAAGAGCGCGTGGCGCACGCCCACCAGGATGGCCGCGAGCAGCGCGCCGACGAGCGGGAAGCACAGCGTGGCGCGGCCCACGTCGCCGGCGTCGAACGTGGCCGCCCCGGGGACGGGGATGCGACTGAGGAACGCGATGCCGGCGAGGAGTCGCTTCATGGGAGCCCAGGTATGGCGCGACTCCCGCCGGGTTTCCAGCCGGGGACACGCACTTCAGCGCTGCGACTTCTCCGCGACGCCGGCCGAGGCGAAGGTCGCCATCTCATGCAGCACGTGCAGGCTGCTGTCCACCAGCCCCATCGCGAGCACCGCGCCGGTGCCCTCGCCCAGCCTCAGTCCCAAGTCCAGCAGGGGCCGCAGTCGCAGCGCCTCCAGCACCCGCCGGTGGCCCGCCTCGCGCGACATGTGGCTGGCCATGAGGAAGGGCATCACCCGGGGACACAGCCGGGCCGCCACCAGCCCGGCCACCGATGAGATGAAGCCATCCAGCATCACCGGCACGCGCCGCGACGCCGCGCCGAGGGCCGCGCCCGCGAGCCCCGCGATTTCGAAGCCGCCCACCTTGGCGAGCACGTCCAGCGGGTCCGCCGCGTCCGGCTGGTTCACCACCAGCGCCCGCCGCACCACGTCCACCTTGCGCGTCAGGCCCGCGTCGTCCACGCCCGTGCCGCGCCCGGTGGCCATGTCCGGTGACACGCCCGCGAGCACACACGTCAGCGCCGCCGACGCGGTGGTGTTGCCGATGCCCATGTCACCCAGGCCGAGCAACGTCACGCCCGACTCCGCCAGCTCGATGGCCAGCAGCGCGCCCACGCTCAGCGCCTCCTCGGCCGTCTTGCGCGACATCGCCGGCCCCCGCGCGAGGTTCCCCGTGCCGGGGCCCATGCGGTGGTGGCGCACGCCCGTGAGCCCCTCCACGGGCACGCGCACGCCCATGTCGACGACCTCCACGCGCACGTCGTGCTGTCGCGACAGCACGTTGATGGCCGCGCCGCCCCGGGAGAAGTTGGCGACCATCTGCGCGGTGACTTCGGCGGGATAGGCGCTCACGCCCTCCTCCGTCACGCCATGGTCCGCCGCCATCACCACCATGCCCTTGCGAGGCATCGCCGGAGCGGGCTCTCCCCGCAACGCGGCCCACTGACACGCCAGCTCCTCCAGGCGGCCGAGGCTGCCCTGGGGCTTGGTCTTCATGTCCAACAGGCCCTGGCACTGCCTGCCGGCCTCGACGTCAGGTTCGGGAATCCTGCCGAGCACGTCACGGTATGCGGGCATCGGGCCCCCTTCGCGGGAAGGGCTTCAAGCTAGGCGCTGCGCGTCCGGGGACACAACCCCGCACCGCGCTCGCGGGTCCCCGTGCTCGCGATGTGTCACGGCCCCTACAGCGCCGTTGTCTCGTGGGACAGGTGAGGACACTCCGGCCGTGCCTCAACCTCCGGACTTCACGACGGGCTCCTCGCCCTTGAAGCGCTTGCGCAGGGTCTGCGTGACGACCGCGTCCCAGCGCGCGGAGAACACCTCGACGAAGGTTCGACGCCCGGGCCCCAGCGCGCACGCGAGGACGGCCAGCGTGGTGAAGAGCCCGATGACCGAGTTCTGCCACGACGACAGGTTCCACTGCCCCTGCCAGAACCACTCCCGCATGCTCGTGGGCCAGTAGTAGTGGATGGGCCATCCAGGCCCGCTCCCCGCCAGGTCGCAGACGAGGTGCAGGTGGAACGCCACCATCGCGAGCACCGCCACCCGGGCGCGCTGCCGCGCCAATGCCACGCACACCGCCGTGGTGACGAGCGCGCCCACGTAGCCGTGGAAGAGCACGTGGTGATAGCGCGCGTACCACTCCTCGCCGCCCAGCAGCGTCAGCCCATCCAGGTCCGGCGCCAGCCCCGCGCACGTGACGAGGATGCGGTCCCTCCGCTCACGCAGCCCCTGGGCCGTGAGCCACGCCAGCTCCGCATGGACGATGGGGTTCATGTCCCCACGAGCTTACGGCGCCCTCGGCCCGCGCTCACAAGGGCAGGGGCGCCACGCGCGGCGTCCCCAGGAGCGCCAGCGTCCGCGCCGCCACGTCCACCAGCGTGGCCGAACAGGGTTGGCAGCCGCCTCCGCAGCAGCTCGGCCACTCGCCCTCCGGCTCGCGCAGCAGGGGGTACACGCAGCTGAGCAGGTAGTCCGGCAGACCGGCCTCGTCGCTCGCCTGCCGCAGCGCCGCCTGCACGGTGGGGTCTTTCACATCCAGCACCTCCCCGTCATAACAGCGCGTCCGTTTCCTCCCACCGCCTCCACTATTTCGTTGCGCGCGGTAGTTAGGAGCCTTACGACTCAGGGGCGGCGGGGTTTTCGCCGCGCCTCACCATGAGCATCACGCCTCCCATCACCCGCTTCGAGCGGCTGCAGCGACTGTCGCAGCGCTTCCCTCAGTTGGATGCGAGCGCCATCGAGACCTGCGTCCTCTTGCTGCGCATGTCGAACGACCTGTCGAGCGCCTACGAGGCGAACCTCGCGCGTCACGGCCTGTCCACGGGCCGCTTCACCGTGCTGGCCCGCCTGCTCTCCTACAGCGAGAGCGAGGAGGGCAAGGGCCTCACCCCGGCCGAGCTGGCGGAGAGCTCCTGTGTGAGCCGGGCCACGATGACGGGGCTGCTCGACACGTTGGAGAAGGACGGCCTCATCTCCCGCGCCGACCATCCCGACGACCGGCGCATGTACACCGTGCACCTCACGCCGAAGGCGAGCGCGCTCCTGGAAGAGCTGCTGCCCGTCCACTTCCGCCGCGTCGCCGAGCTGATGTCCACGCTGAGCGAGCCGGAGCGCGCCACCTTGCGCGAGCTGCTGACCAAGGTCTCCTCCGGACTGCCTGCCTTCCGAGAGCCCTGAGCTTCCCCTCGAACCCTCGATTCCCCTCGGGCGCGGCCCGACGGACGTCTTGTCACGGCCACATGGTTAGGCCCCTTATCATCGACCCGTTGAACCTTCGAGAACACCCATGAGCACTGCATCACCCTCCCTGGATGCCCAGGACACCGACGTACCGAAGAAGAACCCCTCGCTGGTGAAGGAGCCGGCGGCGCCGCGCTCCAGGGCGAAGCGGGTGTTGCCCGCGCTGTTGGGGATTGCGCTGTTGGGCGGCGCCGCGCGCTGGGTGCTCACCCGGGGCGAGGAGTCCACCGATGACGCGCAGGTGGAGGGCCGCATCGCCAACGTGTCGCCGCGAATCGCGGGGCAGGTGGCCCGGGTGTTGGTGAGCGACAACCAGCAGGTGAAGGCCGGCGACGTGCTGGTGGAGCTGGACGCCACGGACCTGGAGGCGAAGCTGGAGGTGGCGCGCGCGGACGTGTCGAGCGCGGAGGCGCAGTCGGCGAACGCGCAGGCGCAGCTGGCGCTCACCGAGGTCAACGCGGGGGCCAACCTGCGTCAGGCGCGCGGCGGCGTGGTGCAGGCGAGCAGCGGCATCAGCTCGTCCAAGGCGGCGCTGGACCAGGCGCGCGCGGACGTGGTGGCGGCGGAGGCGCGCTTCAAGCTGGCGGACACGGACCTGACGCGGGTGAAGACGCTGAAGGCCGAGGGCGCGGTGACGCAGGCGGACCTGGACACGCGGCAGTCCACGCATGACCAGGCGAAGGCGGCGCTGGACGTGGCCAAGGCGCGGCTGACGTCCACGGAGGCGGGCGTGCAGGGCTCTTCTGGTGGCCTGGAGACGGCGCAGGGGAAGCTTGCCGCCGCACAGACGGGGCCGGTGCAGGTGCAGGCCGCGCAGGCGGCGGTGAAGCTGGCGGACGCGAAGCTCAAGCAGGCCCAGGCGGCGTTGCACCTGGCGGAGCTGGCGGTGTCGTACACGAAGGTCCGCGCGCCGACGAATGGCGTGGTGAGCCGGCGCACGGTGGAGGTGGGCCACATGGTGGGCCCGGAGCGTCCGCTGATGGCGGTGGTGCCGCAGGACGACGTCTGGGTGGTGGCGAACTTCAAGGAGGACCAGGTCGGCGAGATGAAGGCGGGCCAGGCGGTGGACGTGGAGGTGGATGCCTTCAGCGGTCATCACTTCAAGGGCCATGTGGACAGCCTGGCGGGGGCCAGTGGCGCGCGCTTCGCGCTGCTGCCTCCGGACAACGCGTCCGGCAACTTCGTGAAGGTGGTGCAGCGCATCCCGGTGCTCATCCGCTTCGACGGTGACGCGAAGGATGTGGCCCTCAAGCCGGGCATGAGCGCCATCGTCACGGTGAACACGAGGGGCGAGTAGTCGTGAAGGGCGACGTCATCACCGGCTCGAAGGCCGGTATCACCATCGCCGCGATGGCGGCGGCGCTGATGTCCGTGCTGGACATCTCGATTGTGAATGTCGCGCTCAGCGACATCCGCGCGAGCTTCGGCACGCCGATGGACCAGATTGCGTGGGTCTCCACCGGCTACATGATGGCGAACGTGGTGGTCATCCCGATGACGGGCTGGCTGCAGCGTCGGTTCGGGTTCCGGCGCTACTTCACCGTGTCCATCCTCATCTTCACGGCGGCGAGCCTGTTGTGTGGGCTCGCGTGGAACCTGCCGTCGCTGGTGGTCTTCCGCATCCTCCAGGGCGTGGGGGGCGGCGCCATCATCCCCACGTCGCAGGCGATTCTGTTCGCGCGCTATCCGCAGAAGGAGCACGGCATGGCCGGCGCGCTCTTCGGGCTGGGCGCGGTGACGGGGCCGCTGCTGGGGCCGACGGTGGGCGGCATGCTCATCGAGGTGGCGAGCTGGCACTGGATATTCCTCATCAACCTGCCGGTGGGGCTGTTCGCCGCGTACATGGCGTGGCGGCACATCGAGCAGAAGGACTTCGAGGTGTCCCACGAGCGGGTGGACCGCTGGGGCATCGGGCTGTTGGCGGTGGGCATGGCCGCGCTGCAGTTCGTGCTGGAGGAGGGCACGCGCGAGGACTGGTTCGACAGCATGAAGATCACGGTGCTCGCGGTGGTGGCGGGCGTGGCGCTCATCACGTTCATCGTGCACGAGCTGGAGACGCCGCAGCCGGTGGTGGACTTGAGGGTGTTCGCGAACCGCTCGTACGCGGCGGCGACGGGGGTGAACTTCCTCATCGGCACGGCGCTGTTCGGCGGCTCGTTCCTGTTCAGCCTCTTCTGCGGAACGGTGATGCGCTACTCGGCGCTCGACATCGGGCTGGTGTTCTTGAAGGGGAGCTTCATCCAGGTGTTGTTGATGCCGCTCATCGGGAAGTTCGGCGGCAAGGTGGACGGGCGGATGTTGGTGGGGGTGGGCATCATCGGGATGTGCCTGTCCTTGTGGACGAACGGGCACTTGAGCAGCACGGCGGACGAGGCGGCGTTGATTGCGCCGGTGTTCATCCGGGCGTGCTCGATGGGGTTCATCTTCGTGCCGCTGTCGGTGATGGCGCTGAGCAACCTGCGGCCGGACCAGCGAGGCAACGCGGCGGGGTTGTTCAACCTGACGCGCGAGCTGGGCGGGTCCATTGGCACGGCGTGGATGAGCAGCGCGCTCAACCGGCTGACGCAGGTGAACAACACGGCGCTGGCGTCGCATGTGGATGCGTACAGCCAGGTGACGCAGGAGCAGCTCGCCGCGATGCAGGCCACGGTGGCCTCGCGGGTGACGGACCCGCTGGCCGCGGCCTATGGGCTGTTCAGCCAGCGCATCAACCTGCAGGCACTGGTGCGGGCCTTCAACGCCAACTTCACCGTGCTCACGGCCATCTTCGCGTGCTCACTGGTGCTGGTGTTCATGCTGCGACGCGCCGACCCCAACGTGAAGGTCGAGGGCGCGCACTGAGGGCTGGGTGGTGGCTGGGTCGAGGGATTCCGCACGGGCCTCGTGCGGAATCCTCTTCAGCGGCGCGTCTGCCCATGGTCCGGCTCTCGGTGCCCGCCGGAATGCATCGACCCTGGGACTGATGCCCTTGTCAGACCGAGCGGGAATCCTGTGGCTTTACCCCTCCGTCGGGGCCTGCACGGGAGCCGCCGATGTCCACGCGTTGGGCCGTCGTATTCTTGCTGCTGTTACGCAGGGTCGGGTGGGGACAGGCGGCTGTCACCACTGAAGACTTCGACGCCACCGTGCGCAGGCTGGAGGAGGCGCTTCGGGCCGAAGCTTCTGGCGAAGAGCCCGTGTCACCTGCACCTCCCAGTAATGACACGAGGTGGGCGCACTGGCTGCGCCTGGAGGCCACGTCGCTGACGCTGCTGCCCCGAAGTGGCGTGGGCCACGACGAAGGTTTCGTGCAACTGGAGCCGCGTGGGGTGGTGAGGAGACGAGGCGCCTTCACCCTCGAAGTCGGAGCACCGGTGCGGTTGCGACCCTGGGGTGGCGCGGAAGGAGCGGGGCTCGTCAGGAAGGAGGACTGGGACACGCTGTCCGACTGGGGGCAGGTGGTGCGCGCGCTCAGGGTTGGCGGCACGCCGAACTCGTTGTGGATGGGCGCGCTGGAGTCCTACACGCTGCTGTCCGGGCACCTGGTGCGCCGCTACAGCAACCGGAGCAACCCCGACTACCACCCCGCGGGAGCCGTGGTGACAGGGATGCTGGGCCCGGTCTACGTGGAGGCCTTTGCCTCGGACGTACTGGGCGCACGGTTGATGGGCGCGGAAGTCGCATTGGACGTGCAGCACCTCCTCTTCGGCCGGCCCCTCATTCCCTTGCAGTACCTGCTGTCGCTGTCCGCGGCGCATGACTGGGGACGCGCGGGAGGCACCTCGAAGCCGCTGACGCTGGCGCATGTGGACGGCTCGGCGATGCTCGTGTGGCGCAGGCGCGACGAAGACGGCTTCGAGGTGACGCTGCTGGGAGGCTGGGGCGGAAGACCAGGAGAGGGCGGGGCCTGGGGCGCGGTGGCGGGCCCTGGCGTGGATGCGCTGACCGCGACGGTGGACCTGCGGGCCCGTCTGGAGGGGCGCGTGCAGCGAGGAGGTTTCCGACAGGGAGCCTTCGGCCCGGACTACGAGCTGGCGCGCTTCCTGGTGGCGGGCCCGTCCGCCTTGCCGCTGGCGGAGGCGTCCTTCCCGGACGGAGTGTCCGCGTATGGCGAGGTGATTCTCAGTGGCGATGCAGAACGACTGGGCACGCTGGGGCGGCGCCACCTGCGACTGACGATGGGGGTGGAGGCCTTCTCGTGGGGACGGGTGGATGTGGAAGGGCGCTTGGAGGTGCAGGCCTTCCACCGGGACCTCACCGTGGCGGTGGGCGGGATGGCGCTCGGCGCGGGTGAGCCCGCTGCGCGCTACCTCGTTTCGGGCGAGGCCAGGTGGCGCCTGTTGAGTGGCCGCCTCTACGCGGTGGGACAAGGCGGTACCTTGCTGTTTCCGACGCCGGAGGGGCCGCTGCGTCCGGGCGCCTTCGTGGCCGTGGGGTTGGGGGTGGACCATGCGCGCTGAGCGACGGCGGTGCGGCGGAGCGGGCCTGGCGCTGACCGTGGCGCTGCTGAACGTGGGCTGTGCCTCGTTGCCTGCGAAGTCAGGGGCACAAGACGCCCTGACCTTCCGCCCCTTCTCCGCGTCCCCCCAGGCCCCATGGAGCACGGAGGAGGCGTCATCTCCGGATGTCGTGTCGGCTTCCTCGGCGACGGGGGCGGAAGTGCCCTTGGGCCTTCGACGCGAGCCCCTGGCGGATGGGGCTGAAGGCACAGGTGCGCCAGTCACGGAGTCGGCGACGCGCGGAGGGGCCTTCGCGTGTGGGGGACGCTCCATGCCCTTGGATTGGCCTCACGTGGAGTCCAGCCATGAGGTGCTGGAACTCTTCCTGGCGTGTGCCTCACCTGGGGAGTTCGTGGCCATGCAGCGCGGGGTGGATATGGCCGCGCTGGTGGCGGCGCTCACGGACTGGGACGCGGTCCGCTTGGGGGCCCTGGGGCCGATGGATGCACGGGCCTCGGAAGTACTGGGCCGCAAGCGCGCGGCCTTCCTCGTCACGTCCGTGGAGAAGTACGGCGTGCCGTATTCCGAGGTGCTCGCACTCTTCGTCCTCCACTCGGCCTTCGACGACGAACTGCGCGAGGTGGTGCGGCTGCTGGCTCGCGACAAGCAATTGGAGGAGACGCTGGGCGTCATGGCCACCGTCCGCGAGGAGCTGAAGCGGCGGGGCCTGTCGCTGGAGGACTTCCCGGAGCGGGAAGAACAAGCACGTGATGTCCTGCGTGGGCTGGGGCGAGCAGGGCGGGACATGCTCTCCAGCAGTCCGGCGAGCGATGGCGCTCGGGGACAGAGCCTCTGGGCGATGCGCGCTGAGCTCCCACCACCCTACCAGGCGGCCCTGGACGAAGTGCGGAAGGTGCTGGCGGAGCGGCACTACGCGCCGGGAAGTGTCTCGGTGGGGGCCTTCGACCACCTGACCTTTGGCGTGCCCGTGGGCTTCTACCACCTGGTCGTCGGAGCGGGGCACGGAGCGCGCTCGCTGGCGCAGGGCAAGTATGAGCAGGCCACGAGAGAGTTGGCGCCAGCCGCGCTGATGGTGGCGCTGTATGGTGGAAACAAGGGCACGCGCGCCCTGATGGATTCGAGGGCCGGGGGTCGGGCGAGCTTGCGGCGGCTCTCGGCGTCAGACGTCGACGCACTGAAGACCGTCGTGAAGGAGTTGGAGGAACAATTCGGCCCCGGCGCGGTCCGCGAAGTCTTCGCCCTCTTACGCGGCGAACGAGAGGTCGCCCGGTTCGCGGCGGTGGAAGGACCGGCGGGCGTCATCGCCCTGCACGAAGCCCGAGGCAACCTGCCGAAGGCGCAGGCACTGCTGGCGGAGCGGTATCGAGAGCCCGCGGGGGCCAGCGCAGCGCAGCGCGGTGTGGAGAAGCGAAGTGGTGGCAGACCGTCCCTCCCACCGGAGGCAGCCGGCATCCCCACGGAGGTGGCGGAAGCGAAGCTGCGGCAGGCGGAAGCCGAGGCTGGAGGGGCGCGGCTGCCAATGGATGTGGGCCTCCTCGAGAAGCACAGGGAAGCACTGCAGAAAGCCGTGCCTCCTGGAGCGGAGGTGCATGCTCTCTGGCCGGACTATCTGGCGTATCTGGATCGGCGCACCGTGGAGATCGGGCAGCGGCAGGCGACGAAGGGGCCGCTGGGGTGGGCGGACTACCAGGTGATGCGAGACAGGTACGCCCGGGGCCTGGCCTTCGAGAGGATGATGGTCACCCTCCTGGAGGAGGATGCGGCCCGCCCGCGCGAGCAGAGACTGTGGCTCAAGGACTTCGATGAGCCTCGTGTCGTAGCGCATGTGGGTGTGGTGAAGCCGAACGTTGCTGGTGTCCGCTTTGCTGATGTACTTGTTATCGAAGGGAAGCCACGGGTCGACCTTCCGCCACGCGTAGAGACGTTCAGCTTCAAGAGCCGAGATCTCAAGTTGCTCAAGGAGGAGGATTTGAAGGCGCAGATGCGGGCTGATGCGAACGACGCCTTACGGTTCTACGGCGACGTCCTGGATATTCGCAGGCCTGAGCTGATGCGTCGTGGGGTTCCCACTCGGGTCCAGCGGGTACGTCTTGTCTACGAAGGGGGAGTCCTCAAGCCCAGGGATATCGATATGCAAAGGGCTGCCGTGCGCGACGCGCAGACGAGGGTCCGGGGCGTCGAGGTGTCGTTTCAATGAGCCTGCCCTCGCTTCAGACCTTCGATGCGGAGGACAGCCTGAGACTGTCCTTCAATGCGCTCTTCGTTGACGTGCAGCAGTTCGAGGTGGGCCTGGAGCTTTTCATCCAGGCGATTCAGGACCACGGGAGAGGCTGGTTGCCGGACGTGGTCAACGGCAAGCGGCGACGTCGTTTCTCCCTGGCTTCCGTCAAAGCGGCGCTGGATGAGAAGCGTGACCCGTATGGCTCGACCATTGGGCTCTATCGCACGGCAGCGCCCATCGTGGCGCTGACACTGGATGCCGGGGGGCCGCCCGGTCGGACAGAGTTTGGAGTCAGCCTCAATGTTCAGCCACTCCAGTTCTTCGCGGAGGCCGAGCATTGTTCCAGGTTCGTGGACCTGGTTCGTGCGTGGGCATTGGCGTGTCCCGCCACATATCTGTCCGCCCAAAGCGCGGCGGAACGGCAGTTGGCGGACTACCCCAACTTTGGTCGCGACGATGAGACCGCGCAGCGCGACGAATTCGACAAGATCTACGAAGTGTTCTGGCTGAACGTCTTCGG
It encodes:
- the cobS gene encoding adenosylcobinamide-GDP ribazoletransferase gives rise to the protein MKRLLAGIAFLSRIPVPGAATFDAGDVGRATLCFPLVGALLAAILVGVRHALFPLLPATVTAFILLIVYALLTGALHLDGLADMADGFGGGRTKEDVLRIMRDHVIGAYGGTALLLNVGLKSSALAALLERGQADVALVVALTLGRWGSVPQGWLFPYARRSGGIGMAITDYVGRVEVAGATVLGLGIAVGLMGWKGGVIMAAVALVSMLQALWCRKKIDGITGDTMGANTEVCEAVVLVLALALG
- a CDS encoding metal-dependent hydrolase, translating into MNPIVHAELAWLTAQGLRERRDRILVTCAGLAPDLDGLTLLGGEEWYARYHHVLFHGYVGALVTTAVCVALARQRARVAVLAMVAFHLHLVCDLAGSGPGWPIHYYWPTSMREWFWQGQWNLSSWQNSVIGLFTTLAVLACALGPGRRTFVEVFSARWDAVVTQTLRKRFKGEEPVVKSGG
- a CDS encoding HlyD family secretion protein — its product is MSTASPSLDAQDTDVPKKNPSLVKEPAAPRSRAKRVLPALLGIALLGGAARWVLTRGEESTDDAQVEGRIANVSPRIAGQVARVLVSDNQQVKAGDVLVELDATDLEAKLEVARADVSSAEAQSANAQAQLALTEVNAGANLRQARGGVVQASSGISSSKAALDQARADVVAAEARFKLADTDLTRVKTLKAEGAVTQADLDTRQSTHDQAKAALDVAKARLTSTEAGVQGSSGGLETAQGKLAAAQTGPVQVQAAQAAVKLADAKLKQAQAALHLAELAVSYTKVRAPTNGVVSRRTVEVGHMVGPERPLMAVVPQDDVWVVANFKEDQVGEMKAGQAVDVEVDAFSGHHFKGHVDSLAGASGARFALLPPDNASGNFVKVVQRIPVLIRFDGDAKDVALKPGMSAIVTVNTRGE
- a CDS encoding MarR family winged helix-turn-helix transcriptional regulator, which produces MSITPPITRFERLQRLSQRFPQLDASAIETCVLLLRMSNDLSSAYEANLARHGLSTGRFTVLARLLSYSESEEGKGLTPAELAESSCVSRATMTGLLDTLEKDGLISRADHPDDRRMYTVHLTPKASALLEELLPVHFRRVAELMSTLSEPERATLRELLTKVSSGLPAFREP
- a CDS encoding DHA2 family efflux MFS transporter permease subunit — translated: MKGDVITGSKAGITIAAMAAALMSVLDISIVNVALSDIRASFGTPMDQIAWVSTGYMMANVVVIPMTGWLQRRFGFRRYFTVSILIFTAASLLCGLAWNLPSLVVFRILQGVGGGAIIPTSQAILFARYPQKEHGMAGALFGLGAVTGPLLGPTVGGMLIEVASWHWIFLINLPVGLFAAYMAWRHIEQKDFEVSHERVDRWGIGLLAVGMAALQFVLEEGTREDWFDSMKITVLAVVAGVALITFIVHELETPQPVVDLRVFANRSYAAATGVNFLIGTALFGGSFLFSLFCGTVMRYSALDIGLVFLKGSFIQVLLMPLIGKFGGKVDGRMLVGVGIIGMCLSLWTNGHLSSTADEAALIAPVFIRACSMGFIFVPLSVMALSNLRPDQRGNAAGLFNLTRELGGSIGTAWMSSALNRLTQVNNTALASHVDAYSQVTQEQLAAMQATVASRVTDPLAAAYGLFSQRINLQALVRAFNANFTVLTAIFACSLVLVFMLRRADPNVKVEGAH
- the cobT gene encoding nicotinate-nucleotide--dimethylbenzimidazole phosphoribosyltransferase gives rise to the protein MPAYRDVLGRIPEPDVEAGRQCQGLLDMKTKPQGSLGRLEELACQWAALRGEPAPAMPRKGMVVMAADHGVTEEGVSAYPAEVTAQMVANFSRGGAAINVLSRQHDVRVEVVDMGVRVPVEGLTGVRHHRMGPGTGNLARGPAMSRKTAEEALSVGALLAIELAESGVTLLGLGDMGIGNTTASAALTCVLAGVSPDMATGRGTGVDDAGLTRKVDVVRRALVVNQPDAADPLDVLAKVGGFEIAGLAGAALGAASRRVPVMLDGFISSVAGLVAARLCPRVMPFLMASHMSREAGHRRVLEALRLRPLLDLGLRLGEGTGAVLAMGLVDSSLHVLHEMATFASAGVAEKSQR